Proteins found in one Quercus robur chromosome 2, dhQueRobu3.1, whole genome shotgun sequence genomic segment:
- the LOC126715485 gene encoding codeine O-demethylase-like produces the protein MDTFSKSVEEMSINSEEPPQEYIVKDCSFGSIESSDPLASIPIIDISIFSLSPIIDISIFSLSSSHDPKEVENELEKLRSALSSGGCFQAIGHGIPSSLLDKLREVAKQFFALPAEEKRKYSRAANEVEGYGQDRVVSEKQILDWSHRLCLKVFPEDQRRLNFWPENPSDFKDILHEYVVKLKGVMDILFKAMEKSLNLVEGSFSSQFGDNSLIKARFNFYPPCSRPDMVLGLKAHSDRSGTTVLLQDDEVVGLQIFKDDKWINVPVIPHALVVNLGDQMQIMSNGIFKSPLHRVLTNTDKLRISVATFNTPKPDKEIGPLGQLIDEKRPRLYINVKNFAAFNNECFQKGKVALEEAKI, from the exons ATGGATACATTTTCCAAGAGTGTGGAAGAAATGTCCATCAATAGCGAAGAACCACCACAAGAATACATAGTTAAAGATTGCAGCTTTGGATCTATAGAGTCTTCTGATCCACTAGCCTCAATTCCTATAATCGATATCAGCATCTTCTCCCTATCTCCTATAATCGATATCAGCATCTTCTCCCTATCTTCATCACATGATCCTAAAGAAGTAGAGAATGAACTTGAGAAACTAAGATCAGCTCTAAGCTCAGGAGGGTGCTTCCAG GCAATAGGTCATGGAATTCCAAGTTCACTACTTGACAAGTTACGCGAAGTCGCAAAACAGTTTTTTGCACTTCCAGCAGAAGAAAAGCGTAAGTACTCCCGAGCAGCAAATGAGGTTGAAGGGTATGGGCAAGATCGAGTAGTTTCAGAAAAGCAAATCCTTGACTGGAGCCATCGCCTATGTCTTAAGGTCTTCCCAGAAGATCAAAGAAGGCTCAACTTTTGGCCAGAAAATCCAAGTGATTTCAA AGATATTCTACATGAATATGTTGTGAAGTTGAAGGGTGTGATGGATATACTCTTTAAGGCCATGGAAAAGTCTCTGAATTTGGTAGAGGGCAGCTTCTCAAGCCAGTTTGGAGACAACTCACTGATCAAAGCAAGATTTAACTTCTATCCACCTTGTTCTAGACCTGATATGGTTCTAGGTCTCAAAGCTCATTCAGATAGATCAGGAACCACAGTTCTCTTGCAAGATGATGAAGTAGTAGGtcttcaaattttcaaagaTGACAAATGGATTAACGTTCCTGTAATTCCTCATGCTCTTGTTGTCAATCTTGGGGATCAAATGCAG ATAATGAGCAATGGAATTTTCAAGAGCCCACTGCATAGGGTATTGACCAACACTGACAAGTTGAGGATATCTGTGGCAACCTTTAATACGCCAAAGCCGGATAAAGAGATTGGACCTCTGGGACAATTGATAGATGAGAAAAGGCCAAGGCTATATATAAATGTGAAAAACTTTGCTGCTTTCAACAATGAATGCTTTCAGAAAGGGAAAGTAGCACTCGAGGaagcaaaaatttaa